A stretch of the Arthrobacter sp. PAMC 25486 genome encodes the following:
- a CDS encoding response regulator transcription factor, translated as MNAGIAEETVTLRMAVVGCDYITGLGLTQLLVQAEFIDVRARVSNSSEMLAVMSTEAVDLVLVDATIQGENLALTCRSLIETDNPPIVVVMGEVPFDVAEDLVFAGVTAFLHPGLIAEDLPVALRMIQRGGAILLSDVAREALMARGASLDVHRRSSYDTLNTRERVLAQGVAEGKTNMQLAAEMHLSEATVKLLVSNVMGKLGVANRVQIAVIVTEMRIA; from the coding sequence TTGAATGCAGGAATCGCCGAAGAGACGGTGACGCTGCGCATGGCCGTGGTGGGATGTGATTACATCACCGGGTTGGGCTTGACACAGCTGCTTGTCCAGGCGGAGTTCATCGACGTCCGGGCCCGCGTTAGCAACTCAAGTGAGATGCTGGCTGTCATGTCCACCGAAGCAGTGGACCTGGTGCTGGTTGATGCAACAATCCAGGGCGAGAACCTGGCACTGACGTGCCGCTCCCTGATTGAGACGGACAATCCGCCGATTGTTGTTGTCATGGGTGAGGTCCCCTTCGACGTTGCCGAAGACCTGGTCTTTGCCGGGGTCACGGCCTTCCTGCATCCAGGCTTGATTGCCGAGGACCTGCCGGTGGCATTGCGCATGATCCAGCGCGGCGGGGCGATCCTGCTCAGTGACGTAGCCCGTGAGGCGCTCATGGCACGCGGTGCCTCCCTTGATGTCCACCGCCGCAGCAGCTACGACACCCTCAACACCCGGGAGCGCGTACTTGCCCAGGGTGTGGCCGAAGGAAAAACCAATATGCAGCTGGCTGCGGAGATGCACCTGAGCGAAGCAACGGTGAAGCTCTTGGTCTCCAATGTCATGGGCAAACTTGGCGTAGCCAACCGGGTCCAGATCGCCGTCATTGTGACCGAGATGCGCATCGCCTAG
- a CDS encoding ammonium transporter has product MNTGDTAWVLISAALVLLMTPGLAFFYGGMTRAKSVLNMMMMSFGAIGLVAVLWVLFGYSAAFGADAGGGLLGNPLEKPGLQGVLDTGDGAPLVGTIPEIVFVGFQAVFAIITVALITGAIADRAKFGAWMTFAAIWVTVVYFPVAHWVFSFTEDANGNPTGGWIGQGLGAIDFAGGTAVHINAGAAALALALILGKRKGFGKDPSHRPHNLPFVMLGAGLLWFGWFGFNAGSALGANAVAGYAWINTLAAPAAAILGWLVVEKLRDGHATSLGAASGAVAGLVAITPACSALTPMWSIVLGLLAGAVCAMAVGLKYRLGIDDSLDVVGVHLVGGLLGTLFIGLAADPNSPAGGVGLFYGGGLELLGKQAIAAGAVMVYSFVVAYAIGWIINKTMGFRISKEHETAGIDVSIHAESAYDIGGRSSGSFQPVRESSAKSAATTANHSDTKVDA; this is encoded by the coding sequence ATGAACACTGGCGATACAGCATGGGTCCTTATCTCGGCAGCCCTGGTGCTGCTGATGACACCGGGCCTCGCATTCTTCTACGGCGGCATGACCCGTGCCAAGTCCGTCCTGAACATGATGATGATGAGCTTCGGCGCCATCGGCCTCGTCGCCGTCCTGTGGGTCCTCTTCGGCTACTCCGCAGCCTTCGGTGCGGACGCCGGCGGGGGGCTGCTCGGCAATCCACTGGAAAAACCGGGCCTGCAGGGCGTCCTTGACACCGGCGACGGCGCCCCGCTGGTCGGCACCATCCCGGAGATTGTCTTCGTGGGATTCCAGGCTGTCTTTGCCATCATCACGGTGGCACTGATCACCGGCGCCATTGCAGACCGCGCCAAGTTTGGCGCCTGGATGACCTTCGCCGCCATCTGGGTCACGGTGGTCTACTTCCCCGTGGCACACTGGGTGTTTTCCTTCACGGAGGACGCCAACGGCAACCCCACCGGCGGCTGGATTGGGCAGGGCCTGGGTGCGATCGACTTTGCCGGCGGCACTGCCGTGCACATCAACGCCGGCGCCGCCGCATTGGCGCTGGCCCTGATCCTGGGCAAGCGCAAGGGCTTCGGCAAGGACCCCAGCCACCGCCCCCACAACCTTCCGTTCGTGATGCTCGGAGCGGGCCTGCTGTGGTTCGGCTGGTTTGGCTTCAACGCCGGTTCGGCCCTGGGGGCCAATGCTGTTGCAGGCTACGCATGGATCAATACACTGGCCGCACCGGCTGCGGCTATCCTCGGATGGCTCGTGGTGGAAAAGCTCCGCGACGGCCACGCAACCTCTCTCGGTGCCGCATCGGGCGCCGTCGCCGGGCTGGTGGCCATCACCCCGGCCTGCTCAGCCCTGACACCCATGTGGTCGATCGTTCTGGGCCTGTTGGCTGGAGCCGTGTGCGCCATGGCTGTTGGCCTGAAGTACCGCCTGGGCATCGATGACTCGCTCGACGTCGTCGGCGTTCACCTGGTGGGTGGCCTGCTGGGAACCTTGTTCATCGGCCTCGCCGCCGATCCCAACTCACCCGCCGGCGGTGTCGGCCTGTTCTACGGCGGAGGCCTGGAACTGCTCGGCAAGCAGGCCATCGCCGCCGGTGCCGTCATGGTGTACTCCTTCGTCGTGGCGTACGCCATCGGCTGGATCATCAACAAGACCATGGGCTTCCGTATCTCCAAAGAACACGAAACCGCCGGGATCGATGTGTCTATCCATGCCGAATCCGCCTACGACATTGGCGGGCGCAGCTCCGGCAGCTTCCAGCCAGTGCGCGAATCTTCCGCTAAGTCCGCCGCCACAACCGCCAACCACAGTGACACAAAGGTCGACGCATGA